A stretch of Paludisphaera borealis DNA encodes these proteins:
- a CDS encoding TRASH domain-containing protein yields MKTRHRLFPSALALSFLIGCAGEEAAAPSASTPSSTPTASKPSAPPVKADDKAPTLTPAPAKDEDKDKTPTLTPAPAPTPPADEPKKTEAKPSLEGPKAEAVKLTEEEVASIKELPADDQAVALAQAVCPVSDEHLGAMGAPIKVSAEGRTFYICCKGCQKDVKDDAKAVVAKLDKLSKK; encoded by the coding sequence TTGAAGACTCGACACCGTTTGTTCCCATCGGCCCTGGCTCTCTCGTTCCTGATCGGCTGCGCGGGCGAAGAGGCGGCGGCCCCGAGCGCGTCGACGCCCAGCTCGACGCCGACGGCGAGCAAGCCCTCCGCTCCCCCGGTCAAGGCGGACGACAAGGCGCCGACACTCACGCCCGCCCCGGCCAAGGATGAGGACAAGGACAAGACGCCGACGCTCACGCCCGCCCCGGCTCCGACCCCTCCGGCCGACGAGCCGAAGAAGACCGAAGCCAAGCCGAGCCTCGAAGGCCCCAAGGCCGAAGCCGTCAAGCTGACCGAAGAGGAAGTCGCTTCGATCAAGGAACTTCCGGCCGACGACCAGGCCGTCGCTCTGGCCCAGGCGGTCTGCCCGGTGAGCGACGAACACCTCGGTGCCATGGGTGCCCCGATCAAGGTCAGCGCCGAGGGCCGGACGTTCTACATCTGCTGCAAAGGGTGCCAGAAGGATGTCAAGGACGACGCCAAAGCGGTGGTCGCCAAGCTTGACAAGCTTAGCAAAAAGTAA
- a CDS encoding glutamine synthetase III — protein MEHKSAYDSAVEAITSWSNLGRRAPKSVTPVCQLFGINVFSDDVMRARLPENVYKTLRATVQKGAPLDPSIADVVATAMKEWAMERGATHYTHWFQPMTGLTAEKHDSFLSPTEAGTAVAEFSGKELVRGEPDASSFPSGGIRSTFEARGYTAWDPTSPAFILDNPNGTTLCIPTAFCSWTGEALDKKTPLLRSVEALSHQAVRILKLFGSTAERVSTTAGPEQEYFLIDKNFYYARPDLINAGRTLFGAKPPKGQEMEDHYFGSIPERVLACMLETETELYKLGVPVKTRHNEVSPAQYEIAPVFESANVATDHNMLVMESLKRIADRYGLQALLHEKPFAGVNGSGKHVNWSMSDDLGNNLLRPGDTPHDNAQFLIFLAAVIRAVSRHGDLLRVAVAHAGNDHRLGANEAPPAIISIFLGDMLEDIVEQIEKGGAKSAKSGGELKIGVSVLPTLPRDPGDRNRTSPFAFTGNKFEFRACGSAQSIAGPIVVLNSIVAESLDYMATQLEQAVAPGKDLNAEIQKLLQSVIKESRWIVFNGDNYSEAWHAEAEKRGLPNRRSTIDSLPDLVSPKAVELFTKYKIFTERELHSRYEIFLEGYRKTIAIESQLTLQMASRMILPAALRYQSVIASAVANLKAAGATVPKHQTALLNEIVHAIDELQSASDRLSDVIDEHPKGDSLDHAKHSRDVVIPAMNAVRAAGDILETLVASDLWPLPTYQEMLFIK, from the coding sequence ATGGAACATAAGAGCGCATACGACTCCGCGGTGGAAGCCATTACATCCTGGTCCAACCTGGGCCGAAGAGCGCCCAAGTCGGTCACGCCGGTCTGCCAGCTCTTCGGCATCAACGTCTTCTCCGACGACGTCATGCGGGCCCGGCTGCCGGAAAACGTCTACAAGACGCTTCGCGCCACGGTGCAGAAGGGCGCGCCCCTCGACCCCTCGATCGCCGACGTGGTGGCGACGGCGATGAAGGAATGGGCGATGGAGCGGGGTGCGACCCACTACACCCACTGGTTCCAGCCGATGACCGGCCTGACGGCCGAGAAGCACGACTCGTTCCTGTCACCCACCGAGGCCGGCACGGCCGTCGCCGAGTTCAGCGGCAAGGAACTGGTCCGCGGCGAGCCCGACGCGTCGAGCTTCCCCTCCGGCGGCATCCGCAGCACCTTCGAGGCCCGCGGCTACACGGCTTGGGACCCGACGAGCCCGGCGTTCATCCTCGACAACCCCAACGGCACGACGCTCTGCATCCCGACCGCCTTCTGTTCGTGGACCGGCGAGGCCCTCGACAAGAAGACCCCGCTCCTGCGGTCGGTCGAGGCGCTCTCGCACCAGGCCGTCCGCATCCTCAAGCTGTTCGGATCGACGGCCGAACGGGTCAGCACGACGGCCGGCCCCGAGCAGGAATACTTCCTGATCGACAAGAACTTCTACTACGCCCGTCCCGACCTCATCAACGCCGGCCGGACCCTCTTCGGCGCCAAGCCCCCCAAGGGGCAGGAGATGGAGGACCACTACTTCGGCTCCATCCCCGAGCGCGTCCTGGCCTGCATGCTCGAAACCGAGACCGAGCTGTACAAGCTCGGCGTGCCCGTCAAGACGCGGCACAACGAGGTGTCGCCCGCCCAGTATGAGATCGCGCCCGTCTTCGAGAGCGCCAACGTCGCCACCGACCACAACATGCTGGTCATGGAGAGCCTGAAGCGGATCGCCGATCGCTACGGCCTCCAGGCGTTGCTCCACGAGAAGCCGTTCGCCGGCGTCAACGGGTCGGGCAAGCACGTCAACTGGTCGATGTCGGACGACCTGGGAAACAACCTGCTGCGCCCCGGCGACACGCCGCACGACAACGCGCAGTTCCTGATCTTCCTGGCCGCCGTCATCCGCGCCGTGTCGCGGCACGGCGACCTGCTGCGAGTGGCCGTCGCCCACGCCGGCAACGACCATCGCCTCGGCGCCAACGAGGCCCCGCCGGCCATCATCTCGATCTTCCTGGGCGACATGCTCGAAGACATCGTCGAGCAGATCGAAAAGGGAGGAGCCAAGTCGGCCAAGTCCGGCGGCGAGCTGAAGATCGGCGTCTCGGTCCTGCCGACCTTGCCCCGCGACCCGGGCGACCGCAACCGCACCAGCCCGTTCGCCTTCACGGGCAACAAATTCGAGTTCCGCGCCTGCGGCTCGGCCCAGTCGATCGCGGGTCCGATCGTGGTCCTCAACTCGATCGTCGCCGAGAGCCTCGACTACATGGCCACGCAGCTTGAACAGGCCGTGGCGCCGGGCAAGGACCTCAACGCCGAGATCCAGAAGCTGCTCCAGTCGGTGATCAAGGAATCGCGCTGGATCGTCTTCAACGGCGACAACTACAGCGAAGCCTGGCACGCCGAGGCCGAGAAGCGCGGACTGCCCAACCGCCGGTCGACGATCGACAGCCTCCCCGACCTGGTCTCCCCCAAGGCCGTCGAGCTGTTCACCAAGTACAAGATCTTCACCGAGCGCGAGCTGCACTCGCGGTACGAGATCTTCCTGGAAGGCTACCGCAAGACCATCGCGATCGAATCGCAGCTCACGCTCCAGATGGCCTCGCGGATGATCCTGCCGGCCGCCCTCCGCTACCAGTCGGTGATCGCCTCCGCGGTGGCCAACCTGAAGGCCGCCGGGGCGACGGTTCCCAAGCACCAGACGGCCCTGCTCAACGAGATCGTCCACGCCATCGACGAACTCCAGAGCGCGTCCGACCGCCTCTCCGACGTCATCGACGAGCACCCCAAGGGGGACTCGCTCGACCACGCCAAGCACTCGCGCGACGTCGTCATCCCCGCCATGAACGCCGTCCGCGCCGCCGGCGACATCCTCGAAACCCTCGTCGCCAGCGACCTCTGGCCGCTGCCGACCTATCAGGAAATGCTGTTCATCAAGTGA
- a CDS encoding PIG-L deacetylase family protein, translating to MPPIHRRELLGRASVLGTAAFGAGPSEPTHPKRKLVVTGGHPGDPEYGCGGTIARWTDDGHDAVLLYLNDGVPTGKPKNGVRVAEAGKACEILKARPIFAGQIDGDAVVDRAHYEAFHKILEAERPDVVFTHWPIDNHADHRAMSMLVYDAWLKLKRSFALFYYEVSNGEDTVQFAPTHYVDVTATEPRKRRACFAHASQSPEKFYALQEQVARMRGVERGCLFAEGYIRHIQSPEIALPG from the coding sequence ATGCCGCCGATCCATCGACGAGAGCTGCTGGGCCGCGCCTCCGTGCTGGGGACCGCCGCGTTCGGCGCGGGTCCGTCCGAGCCGACGCATCCCAAGCGGAAGTTGGTCGTCACCGGCGGCCATCCTGGCGATCCCGAGTACGGCTGCGGCGGCACGATCGCCCGCTGGACCGACGACGGGCACGACGCCGTGCTGCTCTATCTGAACGACGGCGTGCCGACTGGAAAACCCAAGAACGGGGTTCGCGTCGCCGAGGCCGGCAAGGCTTGTGAAATCCTCAAGGCCCGACCGATCTTCGCCGGGCAGATCGACGGCGACGCGGTGGTCGACCGCGCACATTACGAGGCGTTCCACAAGATCCTCGAGGCCGAGCGTCCGGACGTGGTATTCACCCACTGGCCGATCGACAACCACGCCGACCACCGAGCCATGTCGATGCTGGTCTACGACGCCTGGCTAAAGCTGAAGCGAAGCTTCGCCCTCTTCTATTACGAGGTGTCGAACGGCGAAGACACCGTGCAGTTCGCCCCCACGCACTACGTCGACGTCACCGCGACCGAGCCGAGAAAACGCCGCGCCTGCTTCGCCCACGCCAGCCAATCGCCCGAAAAATTCTACGCCCTGCAAGAACAAGTCGCCCGGATGCGCGGCGTCGAAAGAGGCTGCCTCTTCGCCGAAGGTTACATCCGCCACATACAGAGCCCGGAGATCGCGCTCCCCGGCTGA
- a CDS encoding ammonium transporter, with the protein MAVLATVIPATGKALPPGDTLNTGDVAWMLTASALVLLMTPGLSFFYGGMVSSKNVVSTMLQSVIALGVISLLWVVVGFSLAFGDDIGGVIGNPLTFFMFDNVSAAPVTLGTGDGALKMTIPLLVFAMFQLKFAIITPALITGSFAERVRFSAYLLFMVLFSLLIYCPLAHMTWHPQGIFFKWGVKDFAGGTVVHMSAGFAALAGAMILGRRKTHQANVAHEPANIPYVMLGTGMLWFGWFGFNAGSAGAANGTAALAFATTNTASAVAMLGWMFFDWIRGRKPSAMGACIGAVVGLVAITPAAGFVTVRESIVIGLVASVLSNMAVHLKTKSTLDDTLDVFPCHGVGGMVGMIATGIYATDVGLKYGKTETFMYHMIALVIVAVFSFVGSMILYKLVDLIVPLRVPEDQEYTGLDLSQHGEAAWRLNGLLSGVGHSKHVVVEEELIVTS; encoded by the coding sequence ATGGCCGTTCTGGCCACGGTGATTCCCGCAACGGGAAAGGCCCTCCCGCCGGGAGACACGCTGAACACGGGCGACGTCGCCTGGATGCTGACGGCGTCGGCCTTGGTGTTGCTGATGACGCCGGGGTTGTCGTTCTTCTACGGGGGAATGGTCAGCAGCAAGAATGTGGTTTCGACGATGCTTCAGAGCGTCATCGCGCTCGGCGTCATCAGCCTCTTGTGGGTGGTGGTGGGTTTCAGCCTGGCGTTCGGTGACGACATCGGCGGTGTGATCGGCAATCCGCTGACGTTCTTCATGTTCGACAACGTCAGCGCCGCGCCGGTGACCTTGGGGACGGGCGACGGGGCGCTCAAGATGACGATCCCGCTGCTGGTCTTCGCGATGTTCCAACTCAAGTTCGCCATCATCACGCCGGCCTTGATCACCGGCTCGTTCGCCGAGCGGGTGCGGTTCTCGGCTTACTTGCTGTTCATGGTGTTGTTCAGCCTGTTGATTTACTGTCCGCTCGCGCACATGACCTGGCACCCCCAGGGGATCTTCTTCAAGTGGGGCGTGAAGGACTTCGCCGGCGGCACGGTCGTCCACATGTCGGCCGGGTTCGCGGCGCTCGCCGGAGCGATGATCCTCGGGCGTCGCAAGACGCACCAGGCCAACGTCGCCCATGAACCGGCGAACATCCCCTACGTGATGCTCGGCACGGGCATGCTCTGGTTCGGCTGGTTCGGGTTCAACGCCGGCTCGGCCGGGGCGGCCAACGGCACCGCGGCCCTGGCCTTCGCGACCACCAACACGGCGTCGGCCGTCGCGATGCTGGGCTGGATGTTCTTCGACTGGATTCGGGGCCGTAAGCCGTCGGCGATGGGCGCCTGCATCGGGGCCGTCGTCGGCCTGGTGGCCATCACGCCCGCCGCCGGCTTCGTCACGGTCCGCGAGAGCATCGTCATCGGCCTGGTCGCGAGCGTGCTCTCGAACATGGCCGTGCATCTCAAGACGAAGTCGACCCTCGACGACACGCTCGACGTCTTCCCCTGCCACGGCGTCGGCGGCATGGTCGGGATGATCGCCACCGGGATCTACGCCACGGACGTCGGCCTGAAGTACGGCAAGACCGAGACGTTCATGTACCACATGATCGCGCTTGTGATCGTCGCCGTCTTCTCGTTCGTCGGCTCGATGATCCTCTACAAGCTGGTGGACCTCATCGTCCCGCTCCGCGTCCCCGAAGACCAGGAGTACACCGGCCTCGACCTCAGCCAGCACGGCGAGGCGGCCTGGCGGCTCAACGGCCTGCTCAGCGGCGTCGGCCATTCCAAGCATGTCGTCGTCGAGGAAGAGCTGATCGTCACCTCGTAA
- a CDS encoding outer membrane beta-barrel protein, with the protein MQNAVTAGEAPQGAAEAPPLPSPTGEVPVNPVDLNVPASDREIGGGESTTAEAATEAADADKEGQVKHLQDLLGYEESPVKIYGWIQNSYTGNTNGKPKDGENFGVNPNHRANSWQGNQYYIVVENPLEQNDEINFGFRVDSLFGNDWQFNYMQGFANNAFKLNSFSGYDMAQLYGEVHLPFLTEGGIDVKGGRWYTIAGYEQVPAIARPLLSVPYMFNYGQPFTHLGVLTTWHVTDKINLYNGAINGWDRWVDERFAWGYIGGFSWTSKDEKTTLATTVVWGPNQFPNQLPNGQQIYPTGYVNVPSIAGLPNPGYFRNDRTLFTTVGTHKWNDKLTQVMETDQGWERSIPGLGSGGENGQPRSATWFSYGNWFLYQFHPKITGVWRSEVFWDPQGARTQKMINNQFVGDTYYEQTVGAIYKPNPNIWIRPEARYDWSQYHAAYNDNTRNSQFTLAVDVIFLW; encoded by the coding sequence GTGCAGAACGCCGTCACCGCTGGCGAAGCTCCCCAAGGGGCGGCCGAGGCTCCTCCGCTGCCTTCCCCGACCGGCGAGGTTCCGGTCAATCCGGTCGATCTGAATGTTCCCGCCTCCGACCGCGAGATCGGCGGCGGCGAGTCGACCACCGCCGAGGCCGCCACGGAAGCCGCCGACGCCGACAAGGAAGGGCAGGTCAAGCACCTTCAAGACCTGCTGGGCTACGAGGAGTCGCCGGTCAAGATCTACGGCTGGATTCAGAACAGCTATACCGGCAATACCAACGGCAAGCCCAAGGACGGCGAGAACTTCGGGGTGAACCCAAACCACCGGGCGAACTCGTGGCAGGGGAACCAGTATTACATCGTCGTAGAGAATCCCCTCGAGCAGAACGACGAGATCAACTTCGGGTTCCGCGTCGACAGCCTGTTCGGCAACGACTGGCAGTTCAACTATATGCAGGGGTTCGCTAACAACGCATTCAAGCTGAACTCGTTCTCGGGCTACGACATGGCCCAGCTCTACGGCGAAGTGCACCTACCGTTTCTGACGGAAGGCGGCATCGACGTCAAGGGGGGACGTTGGTACACGATCGCTGGGTATGAACAGGTGCCGGCGATCGCACGTCCGTTGCTGTCGGTGCCTTACATGTTCAACTACGGCCAGCCGTTCACCCACCTCGGCGTTCTGACCACCTGGCATGTCACCGACAAGATCAACCTCTACAACGGCGCCATCAACGGCTGGGACCGCTGGGTCGACGAGAGGTTCGCCTGGGGATACATCGGCGGCTTCTCCTGGACGAGCAAGGACGAGAAGACGACCCTCGCGACGACCGTCGTCTGGGGGCCGAACCAGTTCCCCAACCAATTGCCGAACGGTCAACAGATCTATCCCACGGGCTACGTGAACGTTCCGTCCATCGCCGGCCTCCCCAATCCCGGCTACTTCCGCAACGATCGAACGCTGTTCACGACCGTCGGCACGCATAAGTGGAATGATAAGCTCACGCAGGTCATGGAAACCGACCAGGGGTGGGAACGCTCGATCCCCGGCCTCGGCTCGGGCGGCGAGAACGGCCAACCCCGCAGCGCCACGTGGTTCAGCTACGGCAACTGGTTCCTCTACCAGTTCCACCCGAAGATCACCGGCGTCTGGCGATCGGAAGTGTTCTGGGACCCGCAGGGCGCCCGGACCCAGAAGATGATCAACAACCAGTTCGTCGGCGACACCTACTATGAACAGACCGTGGGCGCTATCTATAAGCCGAATCCGAACATCTGGATTCGCCCTGAAGCCCGGTACGACTGGTCGCAATACCACGCGGCCTATAACGACAACACGCGCAACAGCCAGTTCACCCTGGCGGTCGACGTGATTTTCCTCTGGTGA
- a CDS encoding glycerophosphodiester phosphodiesterase, translating to MDNRFIELLKSKRRAPVVVAHRGDSFHAPENTLEAGRAAKKAGAHAWEIDVQLTRDGVPVLLHDESLKRTTDVAMKFAGDPRGKSGWYVSDFDWKEVETLDAGSWFVAESGGYRSAKQFGTLNALGDARKVFATGAVRIPTLEQTLRLTAELDFLINVELKSFPEGYPGLARTVLETIERTETASRVLISCFDHRELAKLRTLTAGSPDRAVPLGVLQSNPLHRPGLYTSQIVGAQTCHLSADCLGAHSTAYRASSSVGALWKDVIDDLRATQVPLLVWTVNAHGPGSLTDHLAQLGAEGLITDDPAGMLRSFG from the coding sequence ATGGACAACCGTTTCATCGAACTTCTCAAGTCGAAGCGACGTGCGCCCGTCGTCGTGGCTCATCGCGGCGACTCGTTCCACGCGCCGGAGAACACCCTGGAAGCCGGCCGCGCGGCCAAGAAGGCCGGCGCGCACGCCTGGGAGATCGACGTCCAGCTCACGCGCGACGGCGTCCCCGTCCTGCTCCACGACGAGAGTCTGAAGCGCACGACCGACGTTGCCATGAAGTTCGCCGGCGACCCGCGCGGCAAGAGCGGCTGGTACGTCTCCGACTTCGACTGGAAGGAAGTCGAAACCCTCGACGCCGGCTCGTGGTTCGTCGCCGAATCGGGCGGCTACCGCTCGGCCAAGCAGTTCGGCACTCTGAACGCGCTCGGCGACGCCCGCAAAGTCTTCGCAACCGGTGCCGTCCGCATCCCCACCCTTGAACAGACGCTCCGGCTCACGGCCGAACTCGACTTCCTGATCAACGTCGAACTGAAATCGTTTCCCGAAGGCTACCCCGGGTTGGCGCGGACCGTTCTGGAGACGATCGAGCGGACCGAGACAGCCTCGCGGGTCTTGATCTCCTGCTTCGACCACCGCGAGCTGGCCAAGCTCCGCACCCTGACGGCCGGCTCGCCGGATCGCGCCGTGCCGCTCGGCGTCTTGCAGAGCAATCCCCTGCATCGCCCGGGCCTCTACACGTCTCAGATCGTCGGCGCGCAGACCTGCCACCTCTCGGCCGACTGCCTCGGCGCGCATTCGACCGCCTACCGGGCGTCGTCGTCGGTAGGCGCCCTCTGGAAAGACGTGATCGACGACCTCCGCGCCACCCAGGTCCCGCTCCTGGTCTGGACCGTCAACGCCCACGGACCCGGCAGCCTGACCGACCACCTCGCCCAGCTTGGCGCGGAGGGGCTAATCACCGACGATCCGGCCGGCATGCTCCGGTCGTTCGGCTGA